Within Myxocyprinus asiaticus isolate MX2 ecotype Aquarium Trade unplaced genomic scaffold, UBuf_Myxa_2 HiC_scaffold_127, whole genome shotgun sequence, the genomic segment ttttaatcaactctCGTACAATTTTACTCAGTTCAGAGCTAAAAGAAATTGACTCTGCTACTTTTTAACTCTGTTCAGAGGATCTTCAAATTTACTCTGCCACAATTTACTTCCCCTCCAGAGTTGTTTATCATCAATTATGAGTGAACTACAAAGAATAACTCTATCCAGAGTTATTCTTCTGAATTACAACATTCATGTTTTACCCTCAAAAAGccctaaaatataaatgaaaaacttgcttttcagtctgaaaataaaatcaacaacaaactgtATACTCATGtctcacaattttatttttcaagtaCCTGTTTAAACAATATTACACTTACACTTAATTCACTTgtgatcataaaaaaataaataatgaaaacaataatacaaaaataaaaaaataaattgtgataGTGATAATGTAAGGGAGAAGACGAAGAAGAATTACATGAAACAATATGGTACAATATACAAATCAGAATCACAACCATAAGACATCAGAATGTCAAACAACTTGTGCAAAATATCCGTAATCTCCAAAACAGAAGGTGCTTCTGTGGTATGTGCAACTTTGTAAGCATGGATATGTTCAGCTAAACAAAACGTTTTCAGTGCAGTTGTTATCAAAAGGACCTGCTCATCTTTGATAACAATATTCTGGATTACATGAAATACAGGCATGTCATTCTGAACTTGAACACAAACCGCTAACCCTAACCGATAAGTATTTCCACAGCGCTTGACCCATTTCACATTTAGGACCTTAGTCCACATAGGTACATTAAGTTTCTCAGCCATCTCAGCACCAACTTCCATTTCATTCAAGGGGGCCATTTTCCCAGGACCTAATTTCATGTCATTTGGATCAAATGTTTGCCAAATGTAAGCCATTTGGCACTGGTGTTTCTTTGCTAATGTTTTCGttatgtttttaaagcttttcaacTGCTTTTTAAAAAGTTATGCTTCGCTTCGTAACGCATGCACCAACaatgtagcagtggtccaatttTCTGCATACAACTggggtaatgcaccataaaatgaTGCTTTGGCAACAAGTTCTTATCAGGAAACAAATGCTTAAACAAACTGTGGTGCTCTGCAATCAGGTGTTTCAAATAAATGGTGATACCAGTGGATATAACTGAAGAAAACACTATATTGACTATCTGAAgcaataaaaatgaacaataccaGTGCTGATCATTAGGACGCACAAGATCTCCAAACATAATGGGTAGATGACGcagtaaacaccagctctgagtGGCATTTAAGCCCAGGTCATTGGAACCCTCTCTTAATGCTACACCAGGAggtttgttgttttgttccaTGAAGCCATAATTAAAACTCTGAATTCGTCTGTGTACTTCTGCTGATGTGGTGTAATTGTCAATCAGGTGCTGAATAAGTAATTTCATCTCATATTGTGCAACCCCCTCTAATATATCATGCATGATATCAACCGAAAAATTTGCAGTGGTGTGGAAATATTGCAAAGAATTTAAAAGGCAAGACTTTTTTACTCCCATTACATAAGGTAGACTGGGATTGCTCTGCATATTCTGACAGTGTTCAGCATGAAGTTCTTTAGTTCGCACTGACATCTTTGGACTATCTTCACTGAACTCTGTCTGAAAGTCTTCTTTCTCTAGTAGGCAAAAGCGGCAACAGTACCTAGCACTAAACGATTCCACAAAACCAAATAAAGAATGAACACCAAGGTTGTCACCAGTAACTTGGACAATGGTTCCATAAACTGTATGATCAAATAAAGGAATCTGAATTCCATTGGTTTCCAGTGTTGAGATATCCTGGACAAGCGGCCCTAGTATTTTATCAAACCCATAAGTTTTGATATCTTGTGCATGAAATAAAGCAACTAAATGGATATTTAGTAAACTCGAGTTGTATTTAGGGGAAATATTTCTAAGGGTAAAATAGATAGCTCCTAACTTAAGTATTCCTCGTTTTGATCCAAGGGGGTTTGAGCATTCAAATTCATCAAAAAAAAAGCTGGATCTGAACTGCATGTCTTTGTTTTGAGAAGAGCGCATGATTCTTAAAGAATTCTCCATCGTGTATGTCATAAAGACAATTTGGTCTTTGTTGTGAATCTCTCGTCATCATATCTTTAATGTTAGGGTGCTTATAAATGGACTGTAATGTCTCAAGAATTGGTATATATACAAATTTATCCTTAACAATGGTTTGGGCATAAGTTCCAGTTGTTCTGTTACGCCGTGTAGCAAATCTTGTTCCGAGAACATATTCAACAGgatatattttttccccatttctctGAAAAGTACTGCATTCTCTTGCTCTCAATGTTTAAGCCACAAAAGGattttgcattttttcaaaaCACTGATCAATTTGAGACTCAACAGCACTCTTTATGGGCTCCTCTAAAGATTTTTCACAGATTCTTGAGTTTGACTATGAATGTCTCCAATCACTTCTTCTAGAGCACTAACAACATAgttaatagttgtctctgcgacACCAGCAACTTTAAGTTCAGCTACCACTGTTGCACAACTGTTTACTATATTTGTTTTTAAGAGTACAGACTCACAAGGTGAATTTTGATTTGGTAAAACACCTACATCCCCTAATGAAATGGAGTTGGTGGTGGATGAGCTTTCACCATAATCGGTGCGTGAACTGTCAATTGCACAACACTTGCTGAGATGCTTTCGTAATCCAGAAAAACTatggtaaacatgtgaacaaccTCTTAGAGCACATTTTAACTTCAGACTTTTTCCTGGACAAAGGCCATGAACTAACTTAAAGTGCCTTATAAGGGCATTGGCACTAGCATGCCCCCTTTTACAAATGAAACAATTCATCTGCTCACTGGAGCATTCTAGCTCTCAACTCAGCCACTCTGGGATTCACCTTGGTGGTTTCAACATCTATGTCATAGACAGTGGTTTGCAGAAAGCTATACACATTGGTCAATTCCTGACAGTATAAGGTGCCAAAGACAAAGTGAGCTTTGAAAAGCTCATCAACACAGGCCAGTGAATTAGAGGCCTTACAGGGTAGAGCATGTTGGTCAATTACAATAAAACAAGACTGGACCCTACTTCTCTTCGGCCCAACAACAAGTAGATATGGCTGGAGACTCTCTCCAATGCTATCCAAGTGTCCTTGGATACTGGTTCCGGTCTGTAAAAGAATGAAAACACATTAGTGCCAATGTGACTTAACAGATAAAGTCAATATACAGCATGAATAAAGATACAGTGATGTCTTCCACCAAGTTTCTCTATTACATACTTCCAACAGATTGTTACTAAGTATGTGTTAAGTAGAAAATAATAGCACAAGAACAATAATTTAAAGGACAGGTGATCTTTAAGAACCTGTATGAGAAGTAAGCATGTTCAAGGTCACATAGTAACACGACATTATGAACTAGTGTCATTTGATCAGCTTCATCAGTAGCTTCACCTTGATGAATTTCACAAGACAATCACATGCTTGTCTAGCTGAGATTTTTCCCGGTCTTTTGCGGCCTTGACTTGAGGGTGGCAAAAGGTGAACCAGCATCAGAATGGAAGACATATCGCTGTCCCAACCTGGAGACacggaaaacaaaataaacaaaaaataataaaaaataggctTTTAGGTTTGGTTTTTAGGTAGAAGGGGTTGAACATACCCTCCTACTCATTTTAACTTAACTTCAACTTGGATGATGTGCTGGTATAAATACATTAACCACTCCAGTACCTTAGTTTATACTGCACACAGATTCAGTATTAACAGCACATTCATGGCCAAGTCTTGATGACAACAGATGTGTGGATGAATTAAGGTGAAACCTCTACAGATACTGAAATGCGGTCATACAGTTAAACTTTATCTACAACATGTCAACCATGCGTCCCAAATGAAAACAATTTCAAACTGTAAATCTGCAACTCCTGTACTAGGCCTTTGAGAAAAGATCAGGGTAGAAATGTTAGAGAAACAGGTAATTATCATTCTAACAGTTTACCCATTGCAAGTCTGTGTTGCATAACTTGCATATGAATCATGCATGTCTAATGGGTAAAGTTGTGACCAAAATTGAAACTCTATATATCTGAATAAAGCTATGCTTTTCATGAATGCATAACTTCCTCTAAAACAATTTAGGGTATAGCACAATAGTTACCTTCTTCAACTTCAGTGGCTTCAGCATTTTGGATGAGGTCTTGGAGCTCACTAGTCTGTGTGAGGCCACGGCTCTGTGCAATAACCTGTGGTTTTATGTTGGTAGACCACTTCTCCAACAACTTTGCAGAGGTCGCATCACCAAATAGAAGTCCAAAATCTTGATCAATCTGTACAAAATAACAAAGATAATTAAAGTAGGTACCACAGTAGGAACTCACTTTGTTTACCTAACGAGTCTGTGTTACTGCAGAACAACAATAGCACTTGatttcatatttgtttgtttgtttaaacaatTGAAGTCTCACATACCAAGCCTGGTATATCCATGAATCGCGGGAAAATGGATAGAATATCAGGTGCCTCTTTAGGGTCGTGCAGCATCTTCTGGCGATAGGCCAGTGTTAACCTCATCTTTTCCTTTACCACTGCCTCATCACCTGTATGCTTCATCAGGGCAATTGCTTCCTGACACTGACGTTCATCATTCAACCAGCTGTCTTCTTTGTAGGGATCCCTGTCAGCAGTTGGCCCACCTGAAAGTGTTTAAGACAATATGAAAACCACATTTGTAGTCCCTTTTCTTTCCAAAGCACAACATACCAACACTAGATACATGACAGGAAATAACATGGAAAACATGCATATATCCTAGAGTGACATTTAAATTTACCCAACGCTGATGATTATGCAAAGCATGtttgcatttaaaaagaaaagcgCTTATATACTATGTAACTCTTGACCTCATTCACAATATGACTTAATGACAGaccaatttggaacaaaagaatACTTCAAAGACAAGTCACAAATGTTAAGATGAGTAAAATAATCAAGTTGTatgttcatttgaaaaaaaaaaaaaagttattcaagCCTTGCAGCCAAGCTAATAAAAGCACTGACTAAACATCAAATATTGCACCTGTCTGTGGTTGCCGTGGGCGTTTCATCCGTCCCTCTGATCCTTCTTTCTGCAGCGTTTTAATTCTCCATGCCAAATATCCACTTCCATCTTCTGCATTGTAATAATGCTCCTATGACCAGAACAATACACAGACCTAGTTGTTATACATTACACGACTAAGGAAATAAATGCCGTATCAATTATAATGTAGATAATCTTTACTCTGAAATATACAGAGTATATCCTCCTCCTGTAAATCAAAAAGATTGAGAGGCAAAAGCTACTTACATAACCAAGTTTGCTCCTGGGGTCAGCCAAGTATGGGAATAGGGAGATGATTCCCTTCGCATATTCTTCCTTCAAACGTCGGGAAGGgcttgttctacacacaaaaacataaaccaaTTACAACCCATAACATCATAAACATCAATTTACAAATTACTGTATGAACAACCTACCCATGTTCATTTGTCAAATGTGCTACCAAGATTTCCACCACGTCACGTCTTCTGCCATCTGACAGACTTTTAGTGCGAGCGTATTCATTTATGACCTTCTCGCCTCCAGGGCTGCTCTTTAGGATATCTTCGACCATCTGGAGAGGGAAATGATGTAATATTGAGCAGAGATGAGAAATTAACAACTGACAAGAGTATATAGTTCCAAATATCTTTACTATTTAAGTAATTCTATATAGATGTAATTCAGAGGCAAGATTGGTGATCCTTACTTGGGCAAGACGACGTTCCTCAGCTCGATTTTTTTCAGGAGGACTTCTAATCAACATTGCTGTGTCATCAGACTCTGATGTGCCCCCAGCATCTCCTAATGAGCTTGAGCTTAAAGAATCTTCAATATAAACCATATCAATGGTCTGATTATCTGTTCATACTACTTTGATAGCATGCTACACAGCTATTAAGAATTAGTCCAATAGACATATTAGCCTGTGCAAATCAGTGAATTGGTGAATATTGCtgagaataaacacaaaacataataaGCATGTCAAACAACTTACCATCAAAACTTGCTGTGCCTGGGATGAAAATTTCTAGGACACCAAGGTCTGGTCGTGTCAGCAGATATTCAAATGCTTCCTCATCAACTTCTGTCTTCGAGTCATCAAAGACTTTAACGTCCATTGTAGGAAGATCAAATTTCTTGGCAACTGAAGGAAGACAAACCACTGGCAAATTGACAAAGGACAGCAAtgccaaaaaacacaaacagttaTTTTTATACCCCATAAGATACAATCATACacttattttattactattaaaaactattttttcagAGGGAAAATTATTAAAGATTTTAACAATGTTAAAGTTTGTTATTTCTCACCACATTCCAAAAACATCTGAAATGTAAAAGGTGttggagaaaaaatatatttcttgctaTCTTTGAACTTCACTCTGACAACATTGTTGGTTTGCATCCTGAaggaaccaaaaagacaaagttaAACAAAAGGCGATAACACTCACAATCAGATGAAAAAAAGAACATTCGTTAACCCTTTAGAATACTGTTCGGTCATTAATGAA encodes:
- the LOC127439370 gene encoding uncharacterized protein LOC127439370 isoform X1, whose amino-acid sequence is MLKMQTNNVVRVKFKDSKKYIFSPTPFTFQMFLECVVCLPSVAKKFDLPTMDVKVFDDSKTEVDEEAFEYLLTRPDLGVLEIFIPGTASFDDSLSSSSLGDAGGTSESDDTAMLIRSPPEKNRAEERRLAQMVEDILKSSPGGEKVINEYARTKSLSDGRRRDVVEILVAHLTNEHGTSPSRRLKEEYAKGIISLFPYLADPRSKLGYEHYYNAEDGSGYLAWRIKTLQKEGSEGRMKRPRQPQTGGPTADRDPYKEDSWLNDERQCQEAIALMKHTGDEAVVKEKMRLTLAYRQKMLHDPKEAPDILSIFPRFMDIPGLIDQDFGLLFGDATSAKLLEKWSTNIKPQVIAQSRGLTQTSELQDLIQNAEATEVEEGWDSDMSSILMLVHLLPPSSQGRKRPGKISARQACDCLVKFIKTGTSIQGHLDSIGESLQPYLLVVGPKRSRVQSCFIVIDQHALPCKASNSLACVDELFKAHFVFGTLYCQELTNVYSFLQTTVYDIDVETTKVNPRVAELRARMLQ
- the LOC127439370 gene encoding uncharacterized protein LOC127439370 isoform X2, yielding MLKMQTNNVVRVKFKDSKKYIFSPTPFTFQMFLECVAKKFDLPTMDVKVFDDSKTEVDEEAFEYLLTRPDLGVLEIFIPGTASFDDSLSSSSLGDAGGTSESDDTAMLIRSPPEKNRAEERRLAQMVEDILKSSPGGEKVINEYARTKSLSDGRRRDVVEILVAHLTNEHGTSPSRRLKEEYAKGIISLFPYLADPRSKLGYEHYYNAEDGSGYLAWRIKTLQKEGSEGRMKRPRQPQTGGPTADRDPYKEDSWLNDERQCQEAIALMKHTGDEAVVKEKMRLTLAYRQKMLHDPKEAPDILSIFPRFMDIPGLIDQDFGLLFGDATSAKLLEKWSTNIKPQVIAQSRGLTQTSELQDLIQNAEATEVEEGWDSDMSSILMLVHLLPPSSQGRKRPGKISARQACDCLVKFIKTGTSIQGHLDSIGESLQPYLLVVGPKRSRVQSCFIVIDQHALPCKASNSLACVDELFKAHFVFGTLYCQELTNVYSFLQTTVYDIDVETTKVNPRVAELRARMLQ